The sequence GTCCGAGCAGGACGACGACCCGTCCTCCGGCCGCGGCGGCTTGGGCTTCGAGCCGCATCAGCATGTCGAGCGTCGCCCGCTCCCCCTCGCCGTGGCCGAGCAGGTCCCCGAGCATCACGAGCCGCGCGTCGCCGCCGCGCCAGTTCCGCCGCTCGTCGATCAGCCCCGCGCCCTGCAGCAGCTCCGTCAGCGTGCGGTCGGCGCCGTGGACGCCGCCGACGGCGACGATCCGCGCCCGTCCGGCCGGCGCCGACGCCGGGTCGGCGGGGCTCGCGGCGGGCGGGGCGGCGACCGCGCCGGGCAGCGCGGCGAGCGCGGCCGCGGCGGCGGCGAGGGTCGAGGCGAAGCCTGATTTCATCGAAGGAGCCTCCGCGGGGCGCGCCGGACGCGCCGTCTCAGGGCGATTCTACCGGCCGCGCAAGCCGCACTTGGCTAAATCCGTGGTCGCCGTAAGTTTGTGGCGAGTCGTCGAGAGGAGGCGCGCCATGTTCTTCAATATCTCGCGTCCGGACGTCTGGGTGGCCACCTTTGAAGATCGGGCCGGGGCGCTCGCCTCCAAGCTGGAAGGCCTCGCCAAGGCCGGCGCCAACTTGGAGTTCATCATTTCGCGCCGGACGAGCAACCCGCCGGGGTGCGGCATCGTCTTCGTCACGCCGCTCAGCGGCGAGGCCCAGATGCGCGCCGCGGCGGAGGCGGGGTTCCACCGGTCCGAGAAGGTCGCCTCGCTGCGCGTCGAGGCGCCCGACCAGCCGGGCTTGGGCTACTTGGTGGCCCGCGCCCTCGGCGCGGCCGGGATCGACGTCCGCGGCGTCTCCGCGGCCGTGCTCGGCGGGCGGGTGACGATGTTCCTCGCCTTCGACTCGCCGGCCGACGCGGAGCGGGCGGTCGTCCGCC comes from bacterium and encodes:
- a CDS encoding amino acid-binding protein, whose protein sequence is MFFNISRPDVWVATFEDRAGALASKLEGLAKAGANLEFIISRRTSNPPGCGIVFVTPLSGEAQMRAAAEAGFHRSEKVASLRVEAPDQPGLGYLVARALGAAGIDVRGVSAAVLGGRVTMFLAFDSPADAERAVVRLNAPL